The sequence below is a genomic window from Deltaproteobacteria bacterium.
AAGCTGTGGGAAAACGCCGCTTTCTATGTGTCGGTCCAGGCCCGTGACGCCACCGGGTTCAGTCCCTATTCCAATCTTCGCGAGGTTGTTATCGGGAGTCTCTCTCCGCTTCTGGATTCAAGGGTTATCCCAAAATACCAGGATGCATTGATTATCCCTCCGGTAATGCCCGCCGCTCTACTCAAGACGGATCTACCCCAGGATGAGCAGGCGGTTACCCCCTGGGATTCCTGGTACGAGATTGCCGTCAAGCAGTTTGATCAGCAGATTATGCCTTCTTCCTTTCCCAAGACAACCGTCTGGAGCTATGGAGATCTTTTGGGCCCGGCGCCGGGCCAGCCCGGGACCACCTTCAATTACCCGGCATTTACGGTGGAAGCGCGAACTGATGAGGTGACAAGGGTCACCTGGACAAACGGCCTGGTGGATGACTCTGGGAAATACCTTCCGCACCTTCTGCCTGTGGACCGCACCCTGCACTGGGCCAACCCTGAGATGCTGAAGTGCATGGACGGGACGTACCGTACCGATTGCAGACCCGACACGACGGCATCGTACAATATAAATAACCTGGACCAGTTTTACGTGGGTCCCGTGCCCATCGTAACCCACCTTCACGGGGCCCATGTGGACGCCATCAGCGACGGCTATCCCGAGGCCTGGTATCTGCCCGATGCCAACAATATCCCGTCCAATTATGCGACCCGGGGAAGTAACTACGGTTCCGTGGAACCGGTCGGGCCGGGAAAGGCCCTGTTTGAATACGATAACAGTCACGCCGCCGCCACCCTCTGGTATCATGATCACACCCTGGGGATGACCCGGGTCAACGTGTATGCCGGACCCGCGGGATTCTGGCTCATCCGTGACGCCGTTGAAGACGCCCTCAATCTCCCCCGCCCGGCGCCAAAAGCAGGGGAACCCCTGTGGGCGCCCACCGATCCCATGAAGGACGCGCCGCCCTACTGGGAGATCCCTATTGTGGTTCAGGACCGCTCGTTTCGCGAGGACGGGTCCCTCTATTATCCGGACAGCAGGTACGATTTTGACGGCTATCCCGGACCCTATATCCCGGACCCGGATTCCGATCTGTCTCCCATCTGGAACCCGGAGGCATTCTTCAACAGCATGGTTGTCAACGGCCGGACCTGGCCCGTCCAGGCCGTGGAGCCGGATATGTACCGTTTCCGTTTCCTCAACGGCTGCAATTCCCGCTTTCTCATCCTGAAGCTGGTGACCGCAACGGATATCAACGACTCCGAGACCTGGGTTGAGGTGACGGGAGGATTTACCCAGATCGGATCGGATGAAGGATTTCTGCCCACACCGGTGGTCGTGGATCAACTCCTCATGGGACCCGCGGAACGGGCCGACGTGGTCGTGGACTTCTCGAAATTCGCTCCGGGAACCAGGATATATCTGGTGAACGAGGGGCCTGATGAGCCTTTCGGCGGCGGAAACCCCGGTGAGGATTTCAGCCCCGCGGATCCGCAGACCACGGGCCAGGTGATGATGTTCAGCGTGGTCGTGGATGATCCCAACAGGGGAGAGGATTTTTCCATACCGGCTGTCGTGCCTGTCCAGACCGTCCCCGAGCCCACGGTTACGCGCCAGCTCAGCCTGAATGAGGTGGAGTCGGAGATATGGGACGGTCCCGCGGCCGCTCTGCTGGGGACCTACGAGAACGGAGACCCGGAAGCTATGACGTGGGGAGAGGTGATCACGGAAACACCCGCGTTGGGGGATACGGAGTTATGGGAAATTTTTAATTTCACGGCCGATGCCCATCCCATTCACCTGCATCTGGTGGATTTTCAGGTTGTAAACCGGCAGAGGCTTACCAATCTGGATGACGGTGTTGCCGAGGATCCCGCTTTTCCCGATCCCGCGTCGCCGCCGCGGCCGCCGGAACCGTGGGAGACGGGCGCCAAGGACACGGTCATTGCCTATCCCGGTGAGGTGACCCGTCTCAAGGCCACCTTCGACAGGCCCGGACTGTATGTCTGGCACTGCCATATCCTCGAACACGAGGACAACGAGATGATGCGGCCGGTATATGTCATGTCGCCTGGAGAGACGGAGCCGCCGCTTCCGTAATAACATCATATCCAGCAACAGAAAAACAGGTCGCTGACATGCGGCCTGTTTTTCTGTTTATGAACAGGGGGGCGATGTCCCTTTGTTGCCAATAAGTCAACATCGGAACAACGCCATTGTAAATAGAGTTGGCATCGAAGTTGCGCCCCTGTGCTTATTGTTTTGGTTTAACAAGTGATTCTACAGACCTGTGCATCCCTCCGAATTTAAGGGGTGGTCGCATATTATCTCCTGGCCGGAACCATCGGCCTTTTGACGGGACACAACCTGTAATTCCCTAAAACGGCCGGACGGCCACAACCAATCCCGCCATGTGGGACTCACACAAAGCCACCAAGACACAGAGAGTTTTTTGTCTAAAGGCGATGATCGAATAACGAGCTGCCGCCCGGCAGGGCTTGGTCCGTTCTGATCCTGAATCCTTCTTCCAGGATCAGAAAAGACCCATCAAGCCTTCTTCGCGTCCTTTGTTTACCCCGTGAAATGCTGCTATGCAGCCTCCGAAGGAGGATTTCACTGGGGCGCCTTGGCGGTTCAACAAAACTTCTCCGCAAATCGCGTGGAAGTTGCAAACAAGGGCCTAATGCGCTCTTCTGTCTGTCGTCCCAGATGGAAGAATAACAAAAGTCTGGAGACCTTCGCATACTCGCTCCACGTCGGCATTCGGCAATTTTGGCTTGACCGTCACCGCCATCTACATCATACTCTTGATAACCGGTCGATTTGTGGGGCTTCTTATCAGCGTCTGATCAGAAGATGGACAAAGGGCGAAACGGGTGTTTACCCCCCTGCCGCCATCCCTCTCCTCCGCCGGTCTCGACCCACCGGCCTCGTAAAATGCCGGGCAGGCCTGTTTTCCGGATCAGCGCGGTTAAAAACCCAGGGATCATCTGCCTCTATCAGGGTCCAAAATTCTCTTTTTGAGCAGGGAGGAAAGACCACGAATATGAATCAACCCTTGGATATTATCATCGTCGGGCTGGGTGCAGGAGGCCTGTACGCCTCCAGGGCCGCCCTCAGCTTCAACCGGAAATGCCGGGTCACCTTTATCGAAAAGCGGGACTTCGATCAATTCTCTCCCTGCGGTCTTCCCTTTGCGATCGAGGGGGTGGTGAAGGATTTTGATGACCTGAAATACCATGTCCCGGAGGTGAAAGAGAGACTGGTCAAGCTCCTTCAGCACGAAGCCGTTTCCATCGACCCGGATAAGAAGACCATCACCACAATGGACCTGGCCGCGTCCAGGGAGAAATCAATCCGCTACGACGCCCTCATCCTCGCCAACGGGGCCTCGCCCATAAACCTCCCCATCCCCGGCGCCCGGGAATTCGTGGGGAAGGGTGTCCATTTTGTGTCGGATATCGACAACAGTCGGGCCCTCCTGGAGGCGGCCGCAAGTCCGGGGAAAAAACAGGCGGTGGTGGTGGGCGCCGGCGCGTCCGGGCTGGAGGTGGCCGTGGGGTTGAGGCGACGGGGTCTCAACGTGATCGTCACCAAGCGCACCCCGGCCCCGTTTCCCCGCAACCTGGATCCGGAGATGGGGGAGGCGATCGTCCAACAGCTGGAAGCCCTGGGCATACGGGTGTTGTTCGGCAAAGGAATTGACCGCATCGACGGGGAGGGGGAGGTGACATCGGTGACCATTGCCGGGGAGGCCATCCCCTGCGACATTGTGGTCATGGCGGCGGGCATGCGGGCCAACACGCGGCTGGCCGAGTCCGCGGGCATCGCCATGGAAAACGGTCTTGTGACGGTCAACAACCGGATGGAGACCTCTGTCAGGGGGATCTACGCCATCGGGGACCTGGTCCGCACCTATTCCCGCATCGATCACACCCCTGTGGTCATGCAGCTCGCCACCTCGGCCTACCGGCAGGGAATGACCGCGGGGGTTAATGCGGCCGGCGGGGATACCACCTATCCGGGGGCGCTCAATACCTTCCTCACGAAGGTGGGGGACCTGGAGATCGCCGCAACCGGGTATACGCTCCGGACCGCCAGAGACCTTGGGTATGATGCCAGGGCCGTGTCCACACGCCGGGAGATCCGGCCCCACTACATGCCGGATGTAACGGACGTCCATCTCAGGGTGATTGTGAATCAGGCGGATGGAAAGATCCTGGGGGGACAGGCCGTGGGAAAAGAGGGGGCCGGCTGGCGCATCAATCTCCTGGCCCTGGCCATTCACGGAAAGATGACCCTGTACGATCTCTTGGACGCTGAACTCTCTTATAACCCGCCGGTCTCACAGATGATCGATCCGCTGTCTCAGCTCGCCGAGGTAGGTCTAAAACGACTCCGGCTTCCGCCCAAAAAATGTGAGACGGTCTTTCTTCCATCCGACCGGCGCGAAAGCACTTCAGATTGATGCTGGATGCTCGATACCGGATATGGGATGCCGCTTGAGTGGATGATTGGCCTGCAGTTCGGGTCGGGCTGAGAAAACCAAACCCATGAACCCAATGAACCCAACAAACCCGCACCCTGTGGCCGCCTTTCCAAGAAGAAAATGTCTCTGCGTCGATCTCCCCCGGATCGATTACCAAGACGCCTGGACCCTCCAGACGGATCTGGTGGCCGCGAGATGGGAGAGGCGCCTCGACACGGATGTGATTCTTCTGCTGGAGCACCCCCCGGTATTTACCCTGGGCCGGAGGGGAGGGATGGGGAATCTGACGGTGTCCGAGGATATGCTCCAAGAGAGGGGCATCCCGGTTATCCAGGTGGAGCGGGGCGGGGATATCACCTTTCACGGTCCCGGCCAGCTGGTGATCTATCCGATCATCGACCTGAATGCCGCCCGTCTGGGGGTGGCGGACTACGTGGAAATGCTGGAAGAGGCGGTCATCCGGGTGGCGGCGGACTGGGGGATCACGGCCGGCCGGGACCCTCGCAACCGGGGGGTATGGGTGAGTAACAGCAAACTGGCAAGCATCGGTATCGCGGTCCGCCGGGGGATCAGCTTCCACGGCGTGGCGCTCAATGTCAGCCTGGCACTCGAACCTTTTGGGTGGATAAACCCCTGCGGTCTCCGGGGAATCGGCATCACATCCATGGAAAAGAAACTCGGGCAGCGCGTGTCCATGGAGGATGTACGCCAAAACGTCAAACATCATCTGGAAGATATCTTCGAAGTTGAGATAGTCATGACGGATATTGCGAGGGATTCAGGGATGGGGGTGCTATGTTTGCAGCTTGGGGACAAAGGCGTCCCTTCTTATTGAAATCGCGCTAAAAAATACTCTTTCCGCCTTGTCGTCTTGGCGCGGGACCTTTTTTTGATTGCAGCCACGCTGCGTTGTCCTTTTAGTCCATTTGGTCACTTCCCAACGGAGGGTTTGATGTCTAAGCAGAAGAATAATCTAAAACCCGGCCCCCACAAGCCGGAATGGCTCAAACGAAGACTGCCCACAGGCCCTGCCTATGAGGGGGTGAGGGGCCTTTTGGAAAGGAGCCGCCTTCATACCGTCTGCCAGGAGGCCCATTGTCCCAATATCTGGGAGTGCTTTTCAAGAGGCGCCGCGACCTTCCTGATCATGGGTCCCCGATGCACACGGGCCTGCCGGTTCTGCGCGGTGGAACATGGCGGGCCGGCCCCGATCGATCCCCGTGAACCGGTCCATGTGGCAGAGGCCGTTATGGAGATGGGTCTGACATACATTGTGATCACCTCTGTCACACGGGACGATCTCCCTGACGGCGGCGCAGGGATTTTCGCGAAAACTATCGAGGAGATTCGCAAAAGCGTGGCCCATGCAGCCGTCGAGGTCCTGATCCCCGACTTTAAGGGGGACAGGGAGGCCCTCCTGAAGGTGATGGATGCCTGGCCCGCTGTCCTGAACCACAACCTGGAGACAATTCCGCGCCTTTATGCCCGGGTACGGCCGGGGGCGGACTACCGACGGTCACTGGATATTCTGCGATGGGCCGGTGAAGCGGATCCGTCCGTTCCCACAAAATCGGGGCTCATGCTGGGTCTGGGTGAATCGGACGGGGAGGTGGAAGACACCTTCGGGGATCTTCTTGATGCAGGATGCCGGATCCTGACCCTGGGGCAATATCTCCAGCCGTCTAAGGAGCACCTCCCGGTGGAACGCTATGTCCCTCCGAAGGAGTTCGACGGCTGGAGGGAAAAGGCCCTTGAAATGGGCTTTCGGGCCGTGGCCGCCGGGCCTTTTGTCAGGAGTTCCTATCAGGCGGAGGCGCTTTGGCGGCAGGCGCAAGAGCGGGGAGCAGGGGGCAGGGAGCGGGGAGTAGGCAGTAGGCAGTAGGGAGTAAGGAGTAAGCAGTAGGGAGTAACAAGTGGTGAGCAATCCCGCGTACCGTGGGATCTGCGCTACGCTTCGACCGGCAACAAGTATCCAGTACCCTTGAGGCGATTGTTGAGATTTCTCGTGTTTATATC
It includes:
- a CDS encoding multicopper oxidase domain-containing protein; this translates as MGTQTEATFKLWENAAFYVSVQARDATGFSPYSNLREVVIGSLSPLLDSRVIPKYQDALIIPPVMPAALLKTDLPQDEQAVTPWDSWYEIAVKQFDQQIMPSSFPKTTVWSYGDLLGPAPGQPGTTFNYPAFTVEARTDEVTRVTWTNGLVDDSGKYLPHLLPVDRTLHWANPEMLKCMDGTYRTDCRPDTTASYNINNLDQFYVGPVPIVTHLHGAHVDAISDGYPEAWYLPDANNIPSNYATRGSNYGSVEPVGPGKALFEYDNSHAAATLWYHDHTLGMTRVNVYAGPAGFWLIRDAVEDALNLPRPAPKAGEPLWAPTDPMKDAPPYWEIPIVVQDRSFREDGSLYYPDSRYDFDGYPGPYIPDPDSDLSPIWNPEAFFNSMVVNGRTWPVQAVEPDMYRFRFLNGCNSRFLILKLVTATDINDSETWVEVTGGFTQIGSDEGFLPTPVVVDQLLMGPAERADVVVDFSKFAPGTRIYLVNEGPDEPFGGGNPGEDFSPADPQTTGQVMMFSVVVDDPNRGEDFSIPAVVPVQTVPEPTVTRQLSLNEVESEIWDGPAAALLGTYENGDPEAMTWGEVITETPALGDTELWEIFNFTADAHPIHLHLVDFQVVNRQRLTNLDDGVAEDPAFPDPASPPRPPEPWETGAKDTVIAYPGEVTRLKATFDRPGLYVWHCHILEHEDNEMMRPVYVMSPGETEPPLP
- a CDS encoding FAD-dependent oxidoreductase, translating into MNQPLDIIIVGLGAGGLYASRAALSFNRKCRVTFIEKRDFDQFSPCGLPFAIEGVVKDFDDLKYHVPEVKERLVKLLQHEAVSIDPDKKTITTMDLAASREKSIRYDALILANGASPINLPIPGAREFVGKGVHFVSDIDNSRALLEAAASPGKKQAVVVGAGASGLEVAVGLRRRGLNVIVTKRTPAPFPRNLDPEMGEAIVQQLEALGIRVLFGKGIDRIDGEGEVTSVTIAGEAIPCDIVVMAAGMRANTRLAESAGIAMENGLVTVNNRMETSVRGIYAIGDLVRTYSRIDHTPVVMQLATSAYRQGMTAGVNAAGGDTTYPGALNTFLTKVGDLEIAATGYTLRTARDLGYDARAVSTRREIRPHYMPDVTDVHLRVIVNQADGKILGGQAVGKEGAGWRINLLALAIHGKMTLYDLLDAELSYNPPVSQMIDPLSQLAEVGLKRLRLPPKKCETVFLPSDRRESTSD
- the lipB gene encoding lipoyl(octanoyl) transferase LipB, encoding MNPTNPHPVAAFPRRKCLCVDLPRIDYQDAWTLQTDLVAARWERRLDTDVILLLEHPPVFTLGRRGGMGNLTVSEDMLQERGIPVIQVERGGDITFHGPGQLVIYPIIDLNAARLGVADYVEMLEEAVIRVAADWGITAGRDPRNRGVWVSNSKLASIGIAVRRGISFHGVALNVSLALEPFGWINPCGLRGIGITSMEKKLGQRVSMEDVRQNVKHHLEDIFEVEIVMTDIARDSGMGVLCLQLGDKGVPSY
- the lipA gene encoding lipoyl synthase — encoded protein: MSKQKNNLKPGPHKPEWLKRRLPTGPAYEGVRGLLERSRLHTVCQEAHCPNIWECFSRGAATFLIMGPRCTRACRFCAVEHGGPAPIDPREPVHVAEAVMEMGLTYIVITSVTRDDLPDGGAGIFAKTIEEIRKSVAHAAVEVLIPDFKGDREALLKVMDAWPAVLNHNLETIPRLYARVRPGADYRRSLDILRWAGEADPSVPTKSGLMLGLGESDGEVEDTFGDLLDAGCRILTLGQYLQPSKEHLPVERYVPPKEFDGWREKALEMGFRAVAAGPFVRSSYQAEALWRQAQERGAGGRERGVGSRQ